The sequence CTGACGGCGGAGTTCGCCGGCGACTGATCCGACAGGAGATGCGGGTTGAATCCACTGCCGACGTCGTCGATGGCCACCACGACAGGCTGCTTCTCCGTGGGTGAGACGGTGGGTTTGGGGCTGTCGGTGCTCTCGACGGGAGGCGGCGGGTCGGCCGTACACGAGGTGAGGACCGTCGTGGACACTGCGAGAAACACCGCGGTGGTCACGAGCCCGTTGCCACGCCTTCGACGCCGAACTCCCCACGCTCTGTCGATCGAACCCCCAGCAACCACCGCGCCGCCTTTCCTCAGAGATACCGGAAGGCTCCGGAAACCCTCGAGCGAATGTACCTTCGGTCGGCGATCGACCGAAGGTACATTCGCCCGTTGTGTCTTACGTGGTCGGACGCGGGACCTAGAGGGCCGCCTTGTCGCGGGCCTTGGAACGCGAACGCTCACGGGCGCGGTCGGTGGCCGACAGGTGCACCTTGCGCACCCGCACGACCTCCGGGGTGACCTCGACGCACTCGTCGCCGGCGCAGAACTCCATGGCGCCCTCGAGTTCGAGCTTGATGGGCTTGGCGAGGGTCTCCATCACGTCGGCGGAGGACTGACGCATGTTGGTCAGCTTCTTCTCGCGGGTGACGTTGATGTCGAGGTCCTCCTGGCGCGGGTTGATGCCCACGACCATGCCCTCGTAGGTATCGGCACCCGGCTCGACGAAGAAGGTGCCGCGATCGGCCAGCTGGATCATCGCGAACGGGGTGACGGTGCCGGTGCGGTCCGAGACGAGCGAACCGGTGTGGCGTGCCCGGATCTCGCCGGCCCACGGTGCATAACCGTGGAACACCGCATTGGCGATGCCGGTACCGCGGGTCTCGGTGAGGAAGTCGGTGCGGAAACCGATGAGGCCACGCGACGGGACGATGAACTCCATCCGAACCCAGCCTGCACCGTGGTTCGCCATCTGGACCATCTTGCCCTTGCGGTTGGCCAGCAGCTGGGTGATGGCACCGAGGTACTCCTCCGGGCTGTCGATGGTGAGCTCCTCGAAGGGCTCGTGCACCTTGCCGTCGACCTGACGGGTGACCACCTGCGGCTTGCCGACGGTCAGCTCGAAGCCTTCGCGGCGCATCTGCTCGACGAGAATGGCGAGGGCGAGTTCACCACGGCCCTGCACCTCCCAGGCGTCGGGGCGACCGATGTCGAGGACCTTGAGCGAGACGTTGCCGACGAGCTCCTGGTCGAGGCGGGACTTCACCATGCGGGCGGTGAGCTTGTGCCCACTGACCCGGCCGACGAGCGGCGACGTGTTGGTGCCGATGGTGACCGAGATGGCGGGCTGGTCGACGGTGATCCGAGGCAGCGGGACAGGGTTTTCCAGATCGGCGAGCGTGTCACCGATCATGATGTCGGGGAAACCGGCGACGGCGACGATGTCCCCGGCAACTGCCCTCTCGGCAGGCTGACGCTCGACGCCCTTGGTCGCGAGCAATTCGGTGATCTTGGCCTTGGTGACGACGGGCTCGCCGTCCACCTCACGGCACCAGGAGACGGTCTGACCCTTGGTCAGCTCGCCGTTGTGGATGCGCACCAGCGCGAGGCGGCCCAGGAATGCGGAGGCGTCGAGGTTGGTGACGTGAGCCTGCAGCGGCGCGTCGACGTTGCCCTTGGGTGCGGGAACGTAGTTCAGAAGCACGTCGAACAGGGCGTCGAGGTTCTCGGCGTCCGGTGCGTGACCGTTCTCGGGCTGACTCTTGGACGCCTTGCCCTCACGGCCGGAGGCGTAGAGGACCGGGAGGTCGAGCGCGAGTTCGGCGGCTTCCGCGGCCTCGTCGTCGAGGTCCGAGGCGAGGTCGAGAAGCAGGTCGTGACTCTCGGAGACGACCTCTTCGATGCGGGCATCGGGGCGGTCGGTCTTGTTGACCACGAGGATCACGGGCAGCGAGGCTGCGAGGGCCTTGCGGAGCACGAACCGAGTCTGCGGCAGCGGGCCCTCGGAGGCGTCGACGAGCAGGACGACACCGTCGACCATGGACAGGCCGCGCTCGACCTCACCACCGAAGTCGGCGTGGCCCGGGGTGTCGATCACGTTGATCACGGTGACGCTGCCGTCGGCATGGTGCTTGTGGACAGCAGTGTTCTTCGCGAGGATGGTGATGCCCTTCTCGCGCTCGAGGTCGCCGGAGTCCATGACGCGATCGACCAGCTCGGCGCGCTCCTCGAAAGCCCCCGATTGGCGCAGCATGGCGTCGACGAGAGTGGTCTTGCCGTGGTCGACGTGTGCGACGATGGCAACGTTACGGAAGCTGGTGATGGTCACGCGATGGCTCTCCTGGCTGAGTTGATTCGGCCACGCGAAAGTTCACTCGCACGACCTTCTGGCGGCCGCATTGTCATCCTGATTCAGAAATCCCTCGTCGAGGCGATGGCAAAATCGCTCATACAGGCATCGCGGCCACGTAAATACTACCCGCCCGCGGCCCGGTTCCGCGCATCGCGGACGTCGAGGGGCATCGGGCACCAGCGTAAAGTGATCTGCGCCACGCGGTGTGCGAGCCGGTTCCAGGTCGACAGCGGACGAAGTCGCGGCCACGCTAGCCTGGGTCGAGCGTCGCATCCGGTGTTCCGTCAGAGCTAGGGAGGCCGAGCCGAGCATGGGCAAGATCAAGGCCACCGAGGTCTCGGGCCTCAAGCCGAAGAAGAAGTGCTGCCGCAGCAAGAAGCGTTGCCTCAAGTGCCCGGTGGTCATCATGCGGATGAAGAAGCTCGAGAACGAAGGCGCCTCCAAGAAGGAACTGAAGAAGGGCCTCGTGAAGGCCCGTAAGACCTGAGCCGGCGGCCCGATCGACCGTTGTCCTCAGTTTCCACTGTCGAGGTACGGACGCAGGTCCGGCACCCATCCCTGATCGTTGCCGACCAGGTCGATCTCCACGAGCTCTCGGCCGTTCACCCATCGCAGCTCGGCATGGTCGAGCGCGGACGGTGTTCCCGACACCAGGTCCACCCGGTAGGCGCGGAGCACGCGCCCGTCGGGAAGGGGCACGTCGCCCCCTACCCTCGTGCCCCCTGCTACCTCGACGCCGAGTTCTTCTCGCAGTTCCCGCCGGAGCGCGTCCTCGGCCGTCTCCCCTGCTTCGGCCTTGCCGCCCGGCAGTTCCCACAGGCCCGCCAGCTCGGGCGGTCGCGTCCGCTGGGCGAGTAGGAGGCGTCCGTCGACGATGATCGCCGCAGCCACCACTTCGCCGTTGTTCGTGGCGGGTCTTGCAGGTTCCGTCGGCACCGCACCATCATGGGGTATGACCGAGTTGCTGTCAGACGGAAGTATCGATGCCGGGCTCGCCGGACTGCCCGAGTGGCGGCGCACCGGCGACTCCCTGGTCCGCACCATCGAGTCGCCGAGCTTCATCGACGCGATCGAACTGGTCCGCAAGGTTGCCGCGGCCGCCGAGGCCGCCAACCACCATCCCGACATCGACATCCGGTGGCGCAAGGTCACCTACACCTTGTCGACCCACTCGGCCGGGGGGATCACACAGCTCGATCTGGATCTCGCTGCACAGATCGACGTGCTGGCAGGGTAGGCGTCAGCTTCGCCCGTCTGCCCGCCCAGGCAATCCAGGCATACACGGCGAATGCGCCCACCACGTCGACGGTGCCGAGCCACGCGAGCACCGCAGGCCGTGAGATGAGCCAGATCGAGTCCTGGAAGAAGCTCAGGACCCACGGCACCCCGATCAGCGTCGTGACGAGCCAGTACCCCGCGACGACCCGGGTACCGAACATCGATCCGTAGGGGCCGTGAAGAAGCCAGATCAGCATCGGGATCACCCATACCCAGTGGTGTGACCACGAGATCGGGGACACGAGCAGTCCCAGCAGCTCCACGACGACGAGTGTGCCCAACCTGTCGTCGCGGGCGAGCGCGCGCCAGGCGAGCACCGCGAGGACCACGGTGAGCGCGACTCCCACCACCCAGACTGCACCCGTTCCGACGTCGTACCCGAGCAGCCTCGACAACGCCCCGCGCAGAGACTGGTTCCATACCGAACCCACCGGACCGATGCGATCTGCGTCCCCGAGCAGGTGGGTGAAGTACTCGCGGGCCTCGGAACCGATCAAGAGATAGCTGAGGCCGACGGTCGCCGCGAAGGCGACGCCCGAGAAGACTGCCGCTTTCCACCTGCGCTGGAGCAGAAAGTACAACCCCGTGATGGCCGGGGTCAGTTTGATGCCCGCCGCGAAGCCGACGAGCGCACCCGACAGCCACCACCGTGAACTACGTACCGCAGTCATCACGAGCAAGGCGAGGAAGACATTGATCTGCCCGTAGTCGAGCGTGGTGCGCACCGGCTCCAGCCAGACGCCCACCGTCGTCCACAGAAGTGCCACCGTCCGCCAGTGGGGTCGACGGGCCGCCGCGCCGAGCACGAGACTCAAACTCATGCGGGCCAACGCATACAGCGCGAGGATGGTGAGCAACTGCCAACAGACGCCGACCAGGGTGAATGGCAGGAAGTGCAGGGGAAAGAAGACGAGCGCCGCGAAGGGTGGGTATGTGAACGGCAGTGGAAAGTCCGGTGTCACTTCCGAATAGGTGAAGTCGTACAGGTTGCCACCGCCGAGAGCCTCCGAACCGTCGACGTAGACGTGTAAGTCGACGAGGTTCATCCCGTTGGGGCTCAGCAGTGTCCACGCCATCCGTCCGAGCACCGACAACGCGAGAAGCACAGGCGCCCAGCGCAACAGCGCGCGGCTTGCGGAAACACGTTGTGACGAGGGAGAAGACGGGTCCTCGGAGTCCGCTCCGCCGTCGGACGCTCCTTCGTGGGACGCTCCTTCGTCGGACGCTCCTTCGTGGGACGCTGCTTGGTCGGACACAGTGTGGCGCTCTCCCGTGAGGTGTGTAGACGTCTCAGCCGATCCCGAAACGGTCCCGCACAGCGTAGACGCCCGGCCACATACGCTCCGCTCTGTCCGTAGCAGCGCGTAACAGTTGCATCACCATCATCACTGATCACACCAGCCACAGGCTATGGTTCCGGGAAGGATCACCGCCGGGGTCACCATGCCATACACTCCCACCGGGGCGCCGCAGCTACCACGGGGATGCACTCGTCAGCTGTACAACCCGGGGGCGCTGTACATAGAGTGGCCCCCCGAGCCGTAAGACGTGGATTGGATTGTCGTTCACGCTGTTATGACAAGGATGGGGAGACTGTGCTTCGAACCCGAGGTATGCGCAGGGCATTTACTGCTTTCGCAATTGCCGCAGCAGCAGCGATGGCAGTGCCGGTACAGGTATCCGCGCAGCCGACGCCGCCGCCCGTGCCCGAGGGCATGCCTGTGGAGATGCTCGCATCGTTTGCTCCCGCGATCATCGGCGCAGCCGCTGGTACCGAAGACATCGCTGCAGGCCCGCAGGCCGAACTTCTCGCGCAGGCACGCAACCTTCTCGAGTCTCCCGGCATTCCTCCCGAGATCAAGTCCACCCTCGAGCGCGTCATCACGTTCCTCGACGGCAGCGGTGGCGGCGGACCCGAAATCCCGCAGGACAACGCACCCGTCATCGCCCAGTTCCTGTACCCGACGCTCGGTAAGGGCTGCATCGGAGAGGGCGCCGATTCCGTCGGCACCGCACTCGCCGTGCCCGGACCCGCGCAGCTCCCGCCGCCCGGACCTGCGGCCGGACAAGCCGGCTTCGTGTTCACGGCGCTCGGAACCAGTGCGGTCGCTGCCGAGCAGCCCAATCCGCTGACCGTCACGTGGATCAACCTGGACAACCAGCGCCGCGAGACGCAGAACCTCACCAACGAGGCACGCATCAACCCCGACGGCCCTGCCACTCTGTCCGCGATTGCCGACACCGGCCCCGGTCGCGTCATCGCCGTCATCTCCGGCGGACTCACCACGCAGAAGGAAGGGGCGGCACCCATCACGTGCAGCTTCCTGCCGACCGTGGGCATGTTCCGCGTCGCATAGCAGTTCTTCGCGAAAGGCCCCCGGACTTCCGGGGGCCTTTTCGTCGGTTCAGCCCGATCACCGTGTGCCGACGACACCAGCGTGGTAGACCGAGGAATGCCCTCCAAGCACTCCTTCCGCCGTTCTCGGCACGCCCACCGATCGATACTGTCGATTCGCTCGGAAGGGTCCATCCTCTCGATCGGGTCGGCCTACTCGGTTCTGTCGATCGGCAGCGTCGGCTCGGTCCTGTCGATAGGGTCGGCCGGCTCGATCGGGTCGGTGCTGAGCACGGGCTCGTTCGCCAGCCTGGGCTCTGCCCTGTCCGGACTCTCGGGCTGGTCCCTGATGTCCTGGCGGGGATGGCACGAGTCACCTCAGGAGCATCCCCAACTCACGGTCATCGCCGAAGAACCGGACCTTGCCCGGGACGCGACCGCGCACGTGCAGTCCTGAGCGCTACGACCCCGGCCGCCCTTCCTTCGACCGGCGGGGCCAGCTCCGGCCTTCCAAGTTCTCTACCTCCGCGTTGAACTTCGACAGCAGTCGACGCAACTCTTCACGATCGCCGTCGCTCCATCCGCCGATCACCCGTTCCACGCCGCTACGACTCAGCTGTCGATCACTGCGCAGGTGCTCGAGCCCGAGATCGGTGGCCTGCACCTTCCGCGCCATTCCCCCATCGGGATCGGGAACGCGCTCCACCAGTCCTCGCCGCAGCAGTGCCCCGATCTGCCGGTTGATCGTCGAGATGTCGAGGCGGAACGCCTCCGAAAGCTCTTTGAGAGTGACCGGATGCTCCAGTTCGAGGCGGCTGAGTAACAGGTAGGCCGAGCGATCGATCTGCAATCCCGCCCGTTGGGAATGCACGTAGTGCCTCGACAACAAGGTCAGCTCGTTCTCGATGTCGGCCGTCACCGCCTCGCGATCGGACACCGTCACCTCCCGAAGTTTCCTTCATCCTGCCCGATCGACAGCGTTGTGCACGATACACACGATGTGTAGGGTACACATCTCTGGTGTCGTGAACGCGTCGCGCCGAACCTGTACACCCCGGGAGGTGTCTGTCGATGTCCGTTCCACCGCCGAACGCCGGTATCCGAAGCCGGCGGCACGCACCGCCGCTCATCCTCGCCGTCCTCGGCTCGTGCGGGATCGTGGTGGCGCTCATGCAGACGCTCGTCATACCGATCATTCCCGAATTGCCCCACCTCCTGGGGGCGAGTGCGGCGAATACGTCCTGGGCAGTCACGGCGACTTTGCTCGTCGCCGCCGTCGTCACGCCGATCAGCGGTCGACTGGGTGACATGTTCGGCAAACGCCGCGCCCTGATCGGAAGCCTCACACTGCTGGTGCTCGGATCGGCGGTGTGCGCGATGGCCTCCTCATTGATTCCGATGGTGACGGGTCGTGCCCTCCAGGGTGCGGCCATCGGCGCGATCCCACTAGGAATCGCCATCCTTCGCGACGTGCTCCCGCCGAAAAGGGTCGGCGGCGCGATGGCGGTGATGAGCGCGACCCTCGGAGTCGGGGGCGCCGTGGGATTGCCCATCGCCGCGACCATCGCGCACTACACCGATTGGCACATGCTGTTCGTCGTATCCGCCGTTCTCGGCTGCGCCTGTATCGCCCTGACCTTGCTCGTCATTCCCGAATCGCCCGTGCGGCGGCCCGGCCGCTTCGACTTCCTCGGAGCTGTCGGCCTTAGCGTCGTTCTCGTCACGTTCCTGCTGCCCATCACGAAGGGCGACGACTGGGGATGGGCGAGCGGGCAGACGCTAGGACTGTTCGCGGCGTCGTTCGTGAGCCTACTCCTGTGGGGGTTCCTCGAGCTACGGACCGCCGCACCCCTGATCGATCTCCGCGTGAGCGCACGACCTCCGGTCCTGTTCACCAACCTTGCCTCGGTTGCCGTCGGCTTCGCGATGTACGGCACCTCCCTCTCGTTCCCCCAGTTGTTGATGGCTCCGCAATCGACCGGTTACGGGTTCGGCCTGTCGATGATCACCGCGGGCCTGGTTCTCGCCCCCGGCGGCCTGGTCATGATGGCGCTGTCCCCGGTATCGGCGCGCCTCTCCGCCTGGCGGGGACCGAGGGTGACCCTGATGACCGGCGCCGTGGTGATCGGCCTCGGTTACGCGGTGGCGTACGTGGCGGCGTCCGCGGTCTGGCAGGTCCTGCTCGCCGGAATGGTGATCGGCGCGGGCATCGGCCTGTCGTACTCCGCCATGCCCGCCCTGATCATGAGTGCGGTTCCCATCACGGAATCGGCGGCGGCCAACGGATTGAATTCGCTGATGCGGTCGATCGGCACATCCACGTCGGCAGCCGTCGTCAGCGTGATCCTCGCGGGAATGACGGTCACCGTCGGCACGGCGGTCATCCCGTCGCTCGACGCTTTCCGCGCCGGGTTCATCGCCTCGATCATCGCCTCGATGGTCACACTGGTTCTCGCGTGGCTGATCCCGTCGCCCAGGAAGGACCTACGACCCGTTGACGAAGAACGCGGTGTAGAGGACGGAGGCGATCGTGTAGCCGAAATCGATGAGCAGATCCATAGTGCAACTCCCGGTGTCGAAGTGAATGAAGTGACACCTGATGCATCGGCGCCGGCTCGCCGAGCGTTTCACCCAGCATCTCGCCCAGCGGAAACTTTCCCACAAAGCGACTGAAACGTGTTCTCATTTCCGTAGGCGCACCCCTACGGGCGCCATGAGGGAAGGACACGGGGATGTCGTGGAGTCGGGCCGAACTGAACGACGCATTTGCGCACTACCAGCGAACGGTCAGCCGGTGCGTCGAGCTCGGGGATTGGAACGGCTTCGCCGATCTGTTCACAGAGGACGCGACTTACGCGGAGCACGCGTTCGGGAATTTCGAGGGCCGCGAGGCCATCCGGGCATGGGTCACGCGGACCATGTCGACGTTTCCCGGCAGCCGGATGACACAGTTTCCCGCGAACTGGCACGTGCTCGACGAAGAACGCGGGTGGGTGATCTGTGAGATCGACAATCCTATGGAAGATCCCGGAGACGGTTCAGTGCACGCGGCCGCCAACATCACGATCCTCCACTACGCGGGCCACAACCTGTGGTCGCGGGAAGAAGACGCGTACAACCCGCTGAATTTTCTCGCCACGGCCAAGAACTGGTGCCGCGCAGCGGAAACCGCGGGAAAACTCCCCGACGACGCTCGCGAGTGGCTCGTTCGGATGGGCGAGAAAACCTCTGGCTAGCCGCCTCGGCGCAGGCTAGCGGCGGAGCGAGCCCGAACGCTCACCACTGGCCGTAATCGGGCGCGAGAATGTCATTGAGGTCGATGCCGACGCCGTCGACAGTTCTGGCATCGATTTCGTACTGGTGCAGATGAGCTTTCGGGTGAACGTACCCCTCCGGAGTGCCCCAGTCGTGCTGCCAGTACCACGACCCGAGTCCGGCGAGGATAGCCAGATCCAACGTCGGCGAATTTGCGTAGATACCCGTATTCGCCTTGCCTACCACCGATTCCCACCCCGCGAGATACGGCGCGATCATGGTGAGGAAGTCTGCCGGCGTGGGATTGTCGTCGATCGATGCATAGATCGGCCGATTCTCGGGACCTCCGGCGGCAAGGTGGAGCTCGAGTCCACGCTCCGCGTGACGTTTTCCGGCTTCGAATCCGCCGCGCCAATCCGCCGTAGACCCCTTGCCGAACTGGTAGCACGACACGACGGACAACCCCGCCTCTTGCAGAGCGCTCGCCTCGTCGGCGCGGAGCGGCTTCCCCACCATCCACTCGGCTCCCGGTCGCCGGTCCGACACGTAGCGGATGGCCCCGGCGTATCCGGCCGCGCTGATCGCCTCTGCCGACGGCACTCCGCCCGAGTAGTCGATGAGTGTGCCGAGGCTGTCGGCATGCGCCACCGCGCCCGACACCAGGGTGGAGGTGAGTGCGGCCACTCCGGCTACGGCCGACCCCGCGGCCGCATACCGGAACAAGTCCCGTCGAGAAATATGCACTGTGCCCCTCATATCCAATCGGTCGCGCCCCGGCGTGTCGTCGACAAGTGTTTCTGCTCAGTCGCTATGTTGTTCGGTTTGCATTCCACCACACTCACTGGTGTCCCGCCAGCCACTTGGACGACATCAGTCACACTGGACACTCCTATTGGCGGGACGCAACATCGCCCTCGTCACTGCGCTACGTCGTTGTGGCGCGCGGCCGCCTGCCGGGTCGCCGTGAGAGACCCCACGTTGCACGTTACTTCCAATAACACTTACCTTGGGGGCTGTGGGGCATAGCCGCCTCGCACGACAGTTCGTTCCATCGCGAAAGGGCGGTGCGTCATGAGCATTGCGGTTGTCTCGATTCTGATCGCCATCGGGCTCACTCCACTCTTCGTGAGCGGCGGCGGAGGTCTCGACTTCCGGGCCCGCCAACTCGGGTACCGGATGCGGGCCCGCCACTGAGGCAGAGAGTTACGCCTTCGCCGCGAGGGCGAGTGCGGTCGATCCAAGTTTAGGCAGACGAAGGTCGGCAATAGGTGTGAGCATGTTGCCCAGCCGATTCGTGACGAAGGCAATCGACAGGCCCGTCTCCGCGTCCGCGAACGCACCCGACCCGCCCAAGCCGTAGTGCCCGAACGTCTTCGACGGCTGGGTGCGTCTCGCCACCATGCCGGCGTGGTAGCCGAGACGCCAATTCATCGGCAGACCCAGCACGTAATCGCGCCCCGTGGTCTGCACCTCACCGAGTTGCGTCACGACATCGGGCGCGAGGAACTCGACGCCGCCCACCGATCCGCCGTTTGCCAACGCCCCGTACATCTTTGCGAGCGCGCGGGCGCTGAACACTCCATTCCACCCAGGCATCACACTGTCGTGGACAGCCGGGTTGCGGACGAGTAGATCGAACCCTGCCGGCATTCCGGCATCAGCGACGTTACGCAGTCCCGGAAGTCGAGACATCGCAAAGGACGTCGCGGCCCAGGGGACACCGAACGGGTTGATGTGCGGAAAGGTCCGGGCGATCCGGCCGCGTTCGTCGAGCGGAACCGCGTACCAGAAGTCCTTCACCCCGAGCGGTTCGGCGATCTCGGTTTTCACCAGCTCGGTGAAGGGCTGTCCCGACGCCCGCGACGTCACTTCGGCGATCAACGAACCGAAGGTGACCGCGTGATACCCGGGAGCGCGCAGTCTGCGCCGATCGGGGGTCGCGGCAGCCAGCGCGGCGCTGACGAGGGAATGGTCCATCAGGCTCAGCGGTTCGGGTACCAGGCCGCGAACCCGATGGAGTCCGGCACGGTGCGACAGCAGCTCGCGTACCGTGATCGCCTCCTTACCCGCCGCTGCGAACTCGGGCCAGTACTGCGCGATAGGGACGTCGTAATCGATGACGCCGCGCCCCGCCAGTCGGTGTAGCACCGTGGATGCGACGCCCTTACCGGTGGAGAAGGTCAGCGTGACAGTGTCGCCGTTCCACTGCGTCTTCCGGCTGGCCCAGCCCGCCCAGACGTCGACGACGGGCTCACCGTGCAGATAGACCGACAGGGCGCCGCCGCCCTGCCTCGTGTCGCGGAACAGCTGAAAGAACTGGTCCACGAGCCTTCCGAAGCGCCGGTCCACCAGCATCCCTGCCGGCGGCCGCGCCGTTCGGCCGATCAACGGCCACGGCGTTGTGGTCGTCATGCCTGTTGTCCTAACAGTCATTTCCCGTGAGCACTGTGCACACCTACTTCCTCTGTACACACCACGGAGGCTGCGGGTGGCGGTTGGCGGCCTACGTGACCGGTTCGTGGCCATACCGCAACGGAAAATGCGCCTGAACAGCGCACGAGCACCGCTTTTGCTATTTCGGTTCGAGTGAGCGGAAGTAGTCCGAGCGGACCTCTACGTCCTCGACGAGACGGGTGGTGGTCTGCACTCCCAGCGCGTGCTCCTTGAGCAGGTCACACAGCCGATCCCCGTCGATGAGATCGATAGGCGGTGCTCCGTCACGCTTCGACTCCGTGCGGGCGTCACCGGTGAAGGTGCCGGTGGTGATGAGTAGCCCCTTCTCGCCCCGACCAGCCATTGCGCCTCGGAAGTCGCGCACGGCGCCGGCGCCGACACTGCCGTTGTGACGCTTGCACTGGAAGAAGACCGGAAAGCTGAGCAGCGACAACTGGTAGACGCCGAGCCCCTCGATGTCGCCCTCTCCCCCGCGCCACGTGACGGATGCGCTCGAGAACCCCGCTTCGCGCAGCAATCGCTGCGTAAGGCGTTCGAACGCGGCCGGCGACATCTTCAGAACGGTCTCGAGGAGCACGTCTTTCCAGCCGGCATCGGTGTCGACTTCGGTGATGTTCGTTTCCGGTTCGTCGGTCCTGCGAGACGCGGCCTTGGCCGATTTTCGGGCAGCGTTCCTCTTGCGGTTCTCCGCCGAGGACTCGGCATGCAGAGGCCGAATCTGACTTTCGGTGACCTCGCGACCCTTCTCCGTGACACTCCACACCCCGCGGCGGCTGTTCGTGAGCAGACCCATCCCCTTGAGGTGGGTGCGGGCCCACGCCAACCGGTATTCGATCTCGGTGCTCGGCCCGTCTCCGTGCAGTACACCCTGGACGTCGGACGATAATCCTTCACGCTCGATGACCGCGTTGTCGAGTTCTTCGTTGGACGCCGAACCACCGAGCGCAATCACTGCCTGAAGCGCTGGCCACAGGAGGTCGACGTACCGAGGAACCTGAACAGTCATGGCGACAAGCATGCCGGAATCGACCGGGCCCCCCACACACCGGACCCCGATCCGTTCACCCCGGCGAATTCTGCAACTGCCGAGCCTCCTCGCGGTTCTCGAGCTGTGCCCGGTAGATCGTCTTTCCGGATCGCCGCACGATGAGATATGCGAGGGCGACGGCGACCATTCCCGGGGCCAGCACACCGATGCTGCCTGTCATCTCGGCCACCATCAACATCACCGCGAGCGGTGCCCGGGCGATGCTGCCGAAGCAGGCCATCATGCCGACGATGACGAACGGCGCCGGACTGTCGGGGACGCCGGGAACGATCGGTTCGAGCAGGCGCCACACCGCGGCACCGGTGAATGCCCCGATCACCATGCCGGGGCCGAAGATACCGCCGGAACCACCGGACCCGATGGACAACGAGGTGGCGAGAATCTTCGCGAACGGCAGCAACAGCACCACCCACAGAGGAATGGCCGCGAGGTCGACGCGGGCCATCGATTGCTGGATCCAGCCGTATCCGCTGCCGAGCACCTCGGGAAGTGCCAGCGCCATCAGCCCGACGAGTAGCCCCCCGACCGCCGGTTTGACGATGCGACTGCCCGGCAGCCGGTGGCTCAGGTCGACGAACGCATAGAACGTCCCGCTGTACAGCAGTCCGATCAGTCCTGCCAGGATTCCGATGATCGCGAACCACACCAGCTGTATGGGGGATTCGAACGTGTACTCCGACGCGGCCGCACCGAACAACGGCCCGAAACCGAGGATGCTGCCGAACACCGAGTAACTGACGATCGAGGCGACCATTCCCGGCACGAGTACGTCGTATTCGAAGTCGTCCTTGTAGGGAATCGCGCAACACAGCACCGCCCCTCCGAGCGGCGCACCGAAGATGGCGCCGATGCCGGACCCGATGCCCACCGCGACAGCGATTCTGCCGTCGCGATCGGACAGGTCGAGCTTGCG comes from Rhodococcus oxybenzonivorans and encodes:
- a CDS encoding nuclear transport factor 2 family protein produces the protein MSWSRAELNDAFAHYQRTVSRCVELGDWNGFADLFTEDATYAEHAFGNFEGREAIRAWVTRTMSTFPGSRMTQFPANWHVLDEERGWVICEIDNPMEDPGDGSVHAAANITILHYAGHNLWSREEDAYNPLNFLATAKNWCRAAETAGKLPDDAREWLVRMGEKTSG
- a CDS encoding DUF1906 domain-containing protein, with protein sequence MRGTVHISRRDLFRYAAAGSAVAGVAALTSTLVSGAVAHADSLGTLIDYSGGVPSAEAISAAGYAGAIRYVSDRRPGAEWMVGKPLRADEASALQEAGLSVVSCYQFGKGSTADWRGGFEAGKRHAERGLELHLAAGGPENRPIYASIDDNPTPADFLTMIAPYLAGWESVVGKANTGIYANSPTLDLAILAGLGSWYWQHDWGTPEGYVHPKAHLHQYEIDARTVDGVGIDLNDILAPDYGQW
- a CDS encoding serine hydrolase domain-containing protein, which encodes MTTTTPWPLIGRTARPPAGMLVDRRFGRLVDQFFQLFRDTRQGGGALSVYLHGEPVVDVWAGWASRKTQWNGDTVTLTFSTGKGVASTVLHRLAGRGVIDYDVPIAQYWPEFAAAGKEAITVRELLSHRAGLHRVRGLVPEPLSLMDHSLVSAALAAATPDRRRLRAPGYHAVTFGSLIAEVTSRASGQPFTELVKTEIAEPLGVKDFWYAVPLDERGRIARTFPHINPFGVPWAATSFAMSRLPGLRNVADAGMPAGFDLLVRNPAVHDSVMPGWNGVFSARALAKMYGALANGGSVGGVEFLAPDVVTQLGEVQTTGRDYVLGLPMNWRLGYHAGMVARRTQPSKTFGHYGLGGSGAFADAETGLSIAFVTNRLGNMLTPIADLRLPKLGSTALALAAKA
- a CDS encoding restriction endonuclease is translated as MLVAMTVQVPRYVDLLWPALQAVIALGGSASNEELDNAVIEREGLSSDVQGVLHGDGPSTEIEYRLAWARTHLKGMGLLTNSRRGVWSVTEKGREVTESQIRPLHAESSAENRKRNAARKSAKAASRRTDEPETNITEVDTDAGWKDVLLETVLKMSPAAFERLTQRLLREAGFSSASVTWRGGEGDIEGLGVYQLSLLSFPVFFQCKRHNGSVGAGAVRDFRGAMAGRGEKGLLITTGTFTGDARTESKRDGAPPIDLIDGDRLCDLLKEHALGVQTTTRLVEDVEVRSDYFRSLEPK
- a CDS encoding chloride channel protein; the encoded protein is MTRVAHLAKAVRSIPTSVATWVRNASYLPKWLVLGSIIGAIAGLGAVVFSVALAGATHLLLGELAGYQPPTAAGDGGAAGSGEFTRPWAVPLVVALGGLVSGVIVFTLAPEAEGHGTDAAIEAFHRNPRMIRIRVVLVKLVASAITIGSGGSGGREGPTAQISAGFGSLLARKLDLSDRDGRIAVAVGIGSGIGAIFGAPLGGAVLCCAIPYKDDFEYDVLVPGMVASIVSYSVFGSILGFGPLFGAAASEYTFESPIQLVWFAIIGILAGLIGLLYSGTFYAFVDLSHRLPGSRIVKPAVGGLLVGLMALALPEVLGSGYGWIQQSMARVDLAAIPLWVVLLLPFAKILATSLSIGSGGSGGIFGPGMVIGAFTGAAVWRLLEPIVPGVPDSPAPFVIVGMMACFGSIARAPLAVMLMVAEMTGSIGVLAPGMVAVALAYLIVRRSGKTIYRAQLENREEARQLQNSPG